DNA sequence from the Sinorhizobium alkalisoli genome:
AAATGGATATGCGCCGGCCGCCAGTCGTTGACGCCGTTCGGCCAGGGATAAGGCCCCGGCTTGATGGTGCGGAAGTAATAATAGCCGTTCTCGTCGGTGATCGTGCGGCCGCAGCCGCCGAAATTCGGATCGAGCGCCGCCAGATAGCTTTCCTTCTTGTGGCGGTAACGCCCCCCGGCATTCGCCTGCCAGAATTCGAGCAGCGCGCCTTGAACCGCTCGGCCGCGCTCGTCCAGCACGCGTCCATGCACGATGATGCGCTCGCCGATGGCGCTTTCGCCGGGTTTCGCGAAATTGTGGATCAGGTCGTTGTCGAGCTCGCCGAGCATCGAATGGCCGAAGACCGGACCGGTGATCTCGGAGATCGTGCCGTCGAGCGATAGCAGAGCCTTCTGCGGCGAGCGCAGCACCGAGGTCTTGTAGCTCGGGGTGAAGGCCGGCGGATGCCAGCCCCGGTCGCGCGGGAAGAAGGCGCCCGTTTCGGGCCGGCCGTTGTGGTGGTTGGACATCTTCGCTTTTCCCTTCCTATCCCTTTTCGGCATCCATCTCGGCAAACGCCTTCCTGGCGATCTTGATGGCGTGGTTGGCCGCCGGCACGCCCGCATAGATCGCCACATGCAGCAGCGCCTCGCAAATGTCCTCGCGGCTCGCGCCGGTATTGGCGGTGGCACGCACATGCATGGCCACTTCCTCATCGTGACCGAGGGCGGCAAGCAGCGCGATGGTGACGATCGAGCGCTCGCGCTTCGTCCAGCCCGGCCGCGACCACACATGACCCCAAGCCGCTTCGGTGATCAGCTCCTGGAAGGGCCGGTCGAAATCGGTCGCTGCCGCTCCTGCCCGGTCGACATGCGCATCGCCGAGAACGGCGCGGCGTGTCGCCATGCCCTGGCGATGGCGGTCGGAAGGCGCGTGGGTGTCACTCATGGGGCTTCTCTCCAGTCGGTACGGATTCGAAAAAGCCGCGCAGCACCGCAAGCAGCGCCGCCGGCTGTTCGATGCAGGGGATATGCCCGGCGTCGCGGATGATCTCGAAGCGGGCGCCGGGGATGAGCGCCGCGGTGGAGCGCACCAGGTCGGGCGGCGTCGAGCCGTCCTGGTCGCCGGCAATGCAGAGCACCGGCACGGCGATCTTCGCGGTCGCGTCGGTGTAGTCGGCGTCGCGGATCGCGGCGCAGGTGCCGACATAGCCCGCCACCGGCTGGCGCACCAGCATGTTGCGATAGCCGGCGAAAGCCGCGTTTTCCGGCCGGCGGAAGGCCGGCGTGAACCAGCGCTCGAGCACGCCGTCGGCGATCGCCGCAAGCCCCTTTTCCTCGACCGCGGCGATGCGTTCGTCCCACATCTCGGCCGTGCCGATCTTGTGGGCGGTGTTGGAAAGCACGAGCGCCCGCACCAGGTCGGGGCGGCGCTGGTAAAGCGCCTGCGCGATCAGGCCGCCGACCGAAAGCCCGCAGACGATCGCTTGTCTCACCCCGAGCCGATCGAGGAGACCGGCAAGGTCGGTGGCAAGCTCTTCGATCGAATAGGGAACCTGGCCGATATCGGAAAGACCGTGGCCGCGCTTGTCGTAAAGAACGATCGCATGATCCGAGGCAAGCGACAGGGCGACCTCGCGCCAGATGCGAAGATCCGTGCCGAGCGAGTTGATGAAGACGATCACCGGTTTGTCCGTGACGGTGCCGATCAACCGGTAATGGGTCGCGATGTTATTGATATGAGCGATTTGCACGGCGTATCTCCTCCCTCACCAAAATGATTATTTCATCTGGTTAGGTAAAATGATATTTCGTCGGCTTCAATTAACCTCAGGGTTATGGGTGGTCCATGATCGATGCTCGGATCAAGTTTCGCCATCTGCAGACATTTGTCGAGGTTGCCCGCCAGAAGAGCGTCGTGAAGGCGGCCGAGCTTCTCAATGTCACGCAGCCCGCCGTCACCAAGACCATCCGCGAACTCGAGGACGTGCTGGGCGTCGCCGTCATCGAGCGCGAGGGGCGCGGCATCAAGGTCACACGTTACGGCGAGGTTTTCCTGCGCCATGCCGGGGCGGCCCTGACGGCGTTGAGGCAGGGGCTCGATTCCGTCTCGCACGAGCGCGCCGGCGATCTGCCGCCCATCCGCGTCGGCGCGCTGCCGACCGTCTCGACGCGCGTGATGCCCCACGCCATGACGCTGTTCCTCAAGGAGAACACCGGCGCCCGGATCAAGATCGTCACCGGCGAGAACGCGGTGCTCCTGGAGCAATTGCGAGTCGGCGACCTGGATCTCGTGGTGGGCAGGCTTGCCGCACCCGACAAGATGACCGGCTTCTCGTTCGAGCATCTCTTCTCCGAACAGGTGGTTTTCGCCGTGCGCGCCGGACATCCGCTGCTCTCCGGCCGGGAGTCGATCTTCGCGCATCTCGGCGACTATCCAGTGCTGATGCCGACCCGGGCCTCGATCATCCGCCCCTTTGTCGAGCGCTTCCTCATCGCCAACGGCATTGCCGGGCTGCCGAACCAGATCGAGACGGTATCCGATGCCTTCGGCCGCGCCTTCGTGCGTCAGAGCGATGCCATCTGGATTATCTCGAACGGCGTCGTCGCCGCCGAGGTCGAAGACGGCGCGCTTGCAATCCTGCCGATCGACACCAGCGAGACCCGGGGGCCGGTCGGCTTCACCATGCGCACCGACGCCATCCAGTCGCTGCCGCTCTCCATTCTGATGCAGACGATCCGCGAAGCGGCGGAGGCGGTCGTCACCAAGGGTTACTGAGACCCTGTCCGGCAGAATAAGCGTCCGGCCGTTACAGCACCGCGCGTGTACGAGTGGCGGATACGACTGTAAATGGCGCGAGGCCGGGAAATGTGGTTAAATGACGGCCAAGGCACGGCAATCGCGCCTAAGATGAAGCAGGGAGGAGAAAATGCGCGAAGCAGAAGCGCCATCCCGGCGACGTTTCCTGAAAACGAGCGGACTTGTCGCGGGATCTGCCGCCACCCTTCTGGCCGCGCCCTGGGTGCGCAAGGCCGGAGCAGCCGAAACGATCGTCTGGAAAGTGCAGACCTCATGGCCGGCCGGCGTTGGCCTGGAAACCTTCCAGAGCTGGTGCGGCAGCATCAAGGAAAAGACCGGCGGCGAACTTGAGTTCCAGGCCTTCAAGGCAAAGGATATCGTCGGCGATTTCGAGCTCTTCGACGGCGTCAAGAACGGCGTGCTCGAAGCGATGAATTCGTTTTCCTTGTACTGGGCCGGCAAATTACCGGCGACGGCCTTTCTGAGTTCCTACACCATGGGTCTGCGTTACCCGCATGAATGGGACATCTTCTTCTATTCGAAGGGCGGTCTGCAGGTGGCGCGCGATATCTATGCGGCGCAGGGTCTCTATTACGTCGACAGAATTCACCACGGCGCCAACATCATCCATTCGAAGACGCCGATCCGCTCGATCGACGATTTCAGGGACCTGAAGCTGCGCGTTCCCGGCGGCATGATCGCGGAGACTTTCGCCAAGGCCGGAGCCAAGACGACGCTGCTTCCCGGCGGCGAGGTTTTCTCGGCGCTGGAGAAGGGCACGATCGATGCGGCCGATTATACCGGCCCGGCGGTCAACTGGGCTCTCGGCTTCCAGCAGGTGACCAAATACATCTCGATGGGACCGCCGGGGCTGATGGCGCTCCACCAGCCGGTCGACCTCATGGATTTCGCCGTCAACATGAATGTCTGGAACAGCCTGCCCGACAAGCTGAAGCAGTTCGTCGAGGACGAAATCGAGGTCTATTCGAACATTCACTTCGGGGCGATCCAGAAGGCCGACATGGAGGCCTGGCAGAAGTTCATCGACGCCGGCATCGAGATCAACCGGCTCGGGCAGGACGATGTGCAGCGCTTCCAGGAAATCGCCGTGCCGATCTGGTTCGAATGGGCGAACAAGGACAAGGACGCGGCCCGCATCTTCAAGCTCCAGCTCGAGATGATGGAAAACCCGACCCTCGGCTATGTCACGCCCGACATGTATCAGGGCCTGTCGGTCGATCTCTAGCGACAGTCCTGACCTGGGCGGCCCGGGACCTGGCTAGGCAGGGCGACCGCAGGTCTCTCCGAGGCTGATCCGCCCGCCCCAGTTTTGGGCGGGTGCTTCTTGGTTTCGTGTGGGGTCGTTTGATGCCGTCGCTCACCTTTATCATGCCGCACTGGCTCTATTGGGCAAGCCTCGTGGTCTTTCCGCTGGTTGCGGCCCTCCTGGTCTATCGCGAGCGCGGGCGGCGCGAAGCCGGCCGGCCGAACCTGTTTCTCGCCTATCTGTTCCTGGTCTCCGCCGGCTTTCTCGGCATGCACCGCTTCTATCTGAGGAGCGCTTGGGGGCTGCTGTTCATTCCCTTCTTCCTGGCAGTGCTATGGACCAGCGCCGAGGTGCGCGTGGAGCGCGAAACGCTGTCGTTTGCCCGCTCCGAAGCCCAACGGGCCGAGCGGTTGGTTACGCGCGCAACGGCCGACGTCGCAAGGAGCCGGGAAGGGGCCGCCGACCGGCTCGCCGAAGCCGATGCGGCTGCGCAGACCACACGCGCCGACCTTACGGCGGCTGCAGCCGGCCTTGCGCGTTCCAATCGCAACGCCCGGGTCGCGGGAATTCTGCTCGGCCTGCTGCTTCTCGGCGATGCATTTCTGATGCCCGGTTTGGTCCGGCGGAGACGCGAGCGCGAGGCGGCTGCCCCCGCCGCGGCGCCGGAGCCTCAGATGCAGGCAGCCGTGCCCAGTTCACCGGTCAAGCCGCCGCTGCCGCTGCTTCGCCCGATAGACCGGCTGGTGCAGGCAACGGGTGAACTCGTCGCCTATTGGTCGGTGCTCGCCGTCTTCGCCTATTATTACGAAGTGGTCGGCCGCTACGTATTCAATTCACCGACCAATTGGGTGCACGAGAGCATGTTTCTCATGTTCGGCATCCAATACATGCTCGCTGGCGCCTATGCCTATCGCGACGAGTCGCACGTCCGGGTCGATATCGTCTACAGCCGCCTTTCGGACCGCGGTCGGGCGATCTGCGACGTCATCACCTCGGCCTTCTTCTTCCTGTTCGTCGGGACCATGCTCGTGACCGGCTGGCGTTTTGCGAATGACGCGATGGCGGTCGGCGAGCGCTCCTTCACCGAATGGGGGGTTCAATACTGGCCGGTCAAGCTCTCGATCCCGATCGGCGCGGCGCTCCTCCTGCTGCAAGGGTTTTCCCGGCTGCTGCGCGACATCGCCACGGTGGTGGCGGGAAAGGTCGACTGACGATGGGCCTTGATCTCCCGATAGAATGGCTGAGCCTCCTGATGTTCGGGGGGCTCGGCGTGCTCCTGCTGCTCGGGCTGCCCATGGCCTTCTGCACCGGCAGCCTCGCGGTGCTGTTTCTCTGGCTGTTCGGCAATGCGGCCATGCTCAACATGCTGCCGTCGCGGGTCTTCCCCTTCATGACGGACTACCAGCTGTCGGCGGTGCCTCTGTTCATCTTCATGGCGGCGATCCTCGAGAAGGCCGGGATCATCGAGGAACTGTTCGAGGTCATCTACAAATGGCTGGGCGGCCTGAAGGGCGGGCTCGCCTCGGCGACGGTCATCTCCTGCACAATGCTTGCCGCCATGGTCGGCGTGGTCGGGGCTGCCGAGGTGACCATGGGCATGATCGCGCTGCCGGCGATGCTGCGTCGCAATTACGATCCGGCGCTCGCCTGCGGTGCATTGCTCGCCGGCGGCACGCTCGGCATTCTCATACCGCCCTCCGTGATGGCGATCGTCTATGCCGTCGTCGCCCAGCAGTCGCTGGGAGAGCTCCTGATCGGGTCGGTGTTCCCCGGATTGCTGCTGTCGGGCATGTATGTCGCCTATGTGACGCTGCGCTGCTACATCAACCCGGCGCTGGGGCCGCCGGTGCCGCCAGCCGAGCGCGTCGGCTTCATGGAGAAGCTCCGGCTGCTTCGCGCCACGCTGATGCCGATCCTGCTCATCATCACCGTGCTTGGGGTCATCTTCGTCGGCATCGCGACGCCGGTCGAGGCCGCCGGCATCGGCACATTTGGCGCTTTCGTCGTCTGCGCAACGCATCGCAGGCTGACCTGGCAGACGATCCGGGACGCGGCGGTCACCACGCTGAAAGCAACCGCTATGGTGATGTGGATCTTCTTCGGCGCCACCATGTTCGTTGGCTTCTTCATCCTCAAAGGCGGCCAGACCTTTGTCACCGATACGATCCTCGGCACCGGCCTGCCGCCTTACGGCGTGCTGCTCTTGATGATGGTCATTCTCTTCGGGCTCGGCATGTTCCTCGATTGGGTCGGCATCCTGCTGCTGACGGTGCCGATCTTTCTGCCGATCCTCAGATCGCTGCAGTTCGAGGGCCTGTTCGGCTTTCCCGGCATCGCACCCGCCGATGTGCCGCTCTGGTACGGGGTCATCTTCATGGTCAACATGCAGATGGCCTTCCTCAGTCCGCCCTTCGGCTATTCGCTGTTTTACCTGAAAAGCGTCGCGCCCCCGCACATTTCGATGGCGACGATCTTCCGGGCGGCCGCACCCTTCATCGTTCTGCAGGCGATCGGCGTCGGTCTCTGCATCGCCTTTCCCGCAATCGTCCTCTGGCTGCCGAAGGTGGTCTATGCCGGAGGATGAGCGAAACGATCAGCGCTCGTCGTTTGCGAAGAACGAGGGGTGGCTCTCGCGGATGCGGCCGATGATGGACTTGATGCGCGACAGGTGGACGCGCATCGCCTGTGCGGCCTTGTCGCCATTGTGCTCGCGAAGCGCCGTCATGATCACCTTGTGGTCGTCGTGGGCGCTTTGGGCGCCGAAGGAGAGGCTGAGATAGCGCACCCGGTCCATATGCGCCTTGCTGTCGCGGATCAGTGCCCAGGCAAACTCATGTCCGGAAAGTTCGCAGATCTGCTTGTGGAAGCTGTCGTCTAGCGCGTGGAACAGGACCTTGTCGCCGGCCGCGATCGCCGCGTCCTGCTCATCGAGCAGGGCATCGAGCCGGTCGAGTTGCGCATCCGTCAGGCACTCGGCGGCAGCCCGCACAGTTTCCATCTCGAGCGCCGTGCGGATGAAACGGGCCTGCATGACCTCCTTTTCGGAGATATGCGTGACGATCGTCGCTCGCTGCGGCCGGATCAGCAGAAATCCGAGCTGCGACAGCCGATAGAAGGCGTCGCGCACCGGCTGGCGGGAAACGCCGAGCTGCCTGGAGACTTCCACCTCCGAAAGCCTGGTGCCCGGCGGCAGGTCCAGTTCGATCACCTGGTGATAGAGGTGCTCGAAGACCTGCTCCGTCACCGACGGAGCGCGGCTCAGTTCGACTGCCCTGATCTGAACCTGATCGGCCATGAAAAACCTCCGTTGACTCATTTTGCATACTAACATATTAGATGACTAGCCGATTGCAAGATGTAACCGCCGGATCGTAGCCGGCAAATGGTTGGGAGGCCATCGCATTGCTGGACGAGAATAGGCTCTTTCCGCTGGAATCACGGGCGCGGGGCATCGCCAGAATGCTCTACGAAAGAGTTTGCGATCTCCCGATCGTCAGTCCGCACGGCCACACGGATCCGAAATGGTACGCGCTGGACGAGCCGTTTCCTGACCCCGCCCAGCTCTTCGTCACGCCGGATCATTACGTCTTCCGCATGCTCTCATCCCAGGGCATCGCGCTCACCGATCTCGGCGTACCACGCGTCGACGGCGGTCCGACGGAAGAAGATGGCCGCAAGATCTGGCGGCTCTTTGCCCGGAACTATCATCTCTTCCGCGGCACGCCGAGCCGGCTCTGGCTCGACCATTCCTTCGAAGCGGTTTTCGGTCTCAAGGAGCGCCTTTCGGCAAAGACCGCCGACCACTATTACGACCACATCTCGGAGTGCCTGGCCAAGCCGGAATTCAGGCCGCGCGCCCTTTTCGACCGCTTCAACATCGAGGTGATCGCGACCACCGAAAGCGCACTCGACGATCTTCGCTGGCACGACATGATTCGCCGCTCGGGCTGGAAGGGCCGGGTGGTGACGGCCTACCGCCCCGACAGCGTAATCGATCCCGAATTCGACAATTTCCGCGAAAACATCGAGCGCTTCGGTGAGCTCGCAGGAACGGATGCGACCAGCTGGCACGGTTATCTCGAAGCCCATCGAATCCGGCGTGCATTCTTCAAGAGCTACGGCGCGACGAGCTCCGACCACGGCCACGCGACCGCGCGCACGGAAAACCTGAGCGAGACCGAGGCGGCGTCGCTGTTTGCCAAGGCGCTCGCCGGGCACTGCAGTGCCGAGGAAGCCGATGCCTTCCGGGGCCACATGCTCACCGAAATGGCGCGCATGAGCCTTGAAGACGGCCTGGTCCTGCAGATCCATCCAGGTTCCTGGCGCAACCATTCCGTCGAAGTGATGCGCCGGCATGGACGCGACAAGGGTTTCGACATTCCCACGCGCACGGACTACGTGCGGGCCCTGAAACCGCTTCTCGACGCGGTCGGAATGCGGCCGGAACTGACCGTCATCGCCTTCACGCTCGACGAGACCAGCTATTCGCGCGAGCTTGCACCGCTCGCCGGGGCCTATCCGGCGCTGAAGCTCGGTCCGGCCTGGTGGTTCTTCGACAGCGCCGAGGGCATGCGCCGCTATCGGGAACTCACGACCGAAACCGCCGGCTTCTACAACACCGTCGGCTTCAACGACGACACCCGCGCCTTCTGCTCGATCCCGGCCAGACACGACGTCGCCCGACGGGTCGATTGCGCCTATCTCGCAACTCTCGTCGCCGACGGTCGGCTCGATGAGGACGAGGCCGGCGAGGTCGCCACCGACCTCGCCTATCGGCTTGCGAAACAAGCCTACCGGCTGTGAAAGCAGCCGCATTTCAACAGGGAGGAATTGAAATGACGTTTATGAAGAAGATGAGCATGGCCCTGCTGGCATCCGCCGCCGTGGCGCTTGCTTCGGTGTCGGCTGCGGCCGCCGATCGGGTCCTGCGGTCGTCCGATACGCATCCGGACGGCTATCCGACCGTCGAAGCGGTCAAACAGATGGGTAAGCTGCTGGAGGAAAAGACCGGCGGCCGTCTCGGCATCGAGGTCTTCCATTCCGCGCAGCTCGGCGAGGAAAAGGACACGATCGAACAGACGCAGTTCGGCGTGATCGACATGAACCGCGTCTCGCTCGGACCGTTCAACAACCTCATCGAGGAAACGCAGGTTCCCTCGCTGCCCTATATCTTCCGCTCGGTCGAGCACATGCACAAGGTGATGGACGGGCCGATCGGCGAGGAAATCCTTGCGGCATTCGAAGCGCATGACCTCATCGGTCTCGCCTTCTACGACGGCGGCTCGCGCAGCTTCTACAATTCCCAAAAGCCCGTAAAATCCATCGACGATCTCAAGGGCATGAAATTCCGCGTGATGCAGTCGGACATGTTCGTCGACATGGTCGGCGCGCTTGGGGCCAATGCCACGCCGATGCCCTATGGCGAAGTGTACTCTTCGATCCAGACGGGCGTGATCGACGGCGCGGAAAACAACTGGCCCTCCTATGACAGCTCCGGCCACTTCGAAGTCGCCAAGCATTACACGCTCGACCAGCACCTGATCGTTCCGGAAGTGCTCGTCATGTCCAAGAAGACCTGGGACGGCCTCTCGCCGGAAGACCAGGCTGCGGTGCGCGAGGCCGCCAAGGCCTCGGTTCCCTACATGCGCGAACTCTGGGCGGCGCAGGAGAAGAAGTCGGAAGACAAGATACGCGAGGCCGGTGTCGAAGTCGTCTCCGAGATCGACAAGGGGCCGTTCATCGAGGCGATGAAGCCGGTCTACGAAAAATACGTCAAGTCCGAGAAGCTGAAGGACATGGTGAAGCGCATCCAGGAAACACAGTAACGTGAAATGAGGTTGGGTGGCGACCGCCTCCACCCCTGTGCCTGCCGCTTTGCCCCTCTCCTCGGCTTAAACCCGAGGAGAGGGGCAATCGACAGGTCAGAGCGGTAGAGCGTCCGTCCGTGGAGACATCCCCTTGCAAAATACCATGAAGAGCGTCGCGCGACTCATGAGCAGCCTCTCCGGGGCCGCACTCTGGATCGCCGGCACCGGTCTCGTCCTGATGACCATATTCATCGCCGCCCAGGTCTTCTGGCGGTATCTCTTAAACGACAGCCTGACCTGGAGCGAGCCCGCGTCGGTGATGATCATGGGGTGGTTCATCTTCCTCGGCGCTGCCGTCGGCATCAGGGAAGGCTACCATCTCTCTTTCGACATCCTGCTGCACGTGTTGCCGCAGCGGGGCAAGGAGATGCTGCACACGCTCTCGGACATCTTCGTGGCCGCTTTCGGCGGCGGCATGATCCTATATGGCGCGCAACTCGCGATGAAGACGGCGGGCAACAAAATGCCGGGCCTCGGCATTTCCGGCGCCTTCGACTTTCTTCCGATCGTGGCTGGCGGCGTGCTGGTCGTTCTCTTTTCCCTCGAGCGCATCGCCCGGCGCGCGGCAGGCCTTCACACCGCCCGCTTCGGCGAAGCGGAGCAGGAGCACTGACTGATGGAACTCTGGATCCTGTTCGGCACATTCGCCTTTCTGCTGCTCATCGGCACGCCCGTCGCCTTCTGCCTTGGCGTCTCCAGCTTCGCGACCGTGCTTTATCTCGGCCTGCCGCCGGTCATCGTGTTCCAGCGCCTCAATTCCGGCGTGTCGGTCTTCGCCCTGATGGCGATCCCGTTCTTCATCTATGCCGGCGACCTGATGGTGCGCGGCGATATCGCGCGCCGGCTCGTGGCGCTTGCCGGTTCGCTGGTCGGCCATCTTCGCGGAGGGCTTGGCCAGGTGAACATTCTGGCATCGGTCATGTTCGGGGGCGTCTCCGGCTCGGCCGCCGCCGATGCCTCTGCCGTCGGCGGCCTGATGGTGCCGCAGATGAAGGCGCGCGGCTACGGCGTCGACTACGCGGTTAATATCACGGTTGTCGGATCGATCATCGCCCTGATGATCCCGCCGTCGCACAACATGATCATCTATTCGATCTCTGCCGGCGGGAGGATTTCCATCGCCGACCTGTTCACGGCCGGCATCATTCCGGGTCTCCTGCTGGCGCTCTGCCTGATGCTTGCCGCCTGGATCGTCGCGAAACGGCGCGGCTATCCGACGGAAGCGTTCCCCGGTCTGCGGGCAATGGGGCAATTGTTCGTCTCGGCGGTCCCCGGCCTCGTCCTGGTCGCGATCATCTTCGGGGGCGTTCGCTCCGGTGTCTTCACGGCTTCGGAATCCTCCAATATCGCCGTCGTCTACGCGTTGCTCGTGACCTTGCTCGTCTATCGCACGTTGAGCTGGGAGGACTTCAAGGAGGCGACCTTCGCGGCGGTGCGCACGACGGCGATGGTATTGATGGTGATCGGCTGTGCGGCTTCCTTCGGCTGGCTCCTCGCCTACCTCAAAGTGCCGACGGCGATGGTTGCGCTGCTGCAGGGCGTCTCCGATAACCCGCTCGTCATCCTGCTGCTGCTGAACATCGTTCTCCTGATCCTCGGCACCTTCATGGACATGTCGCCGCTGATCGTCATCACCACGCCGATCTTCCTGCCGGTCGCAACCGCCTTTGGCGTCGACCCGGTCCATTTCGGGGTGATCCTCATCCTGAACCTGGGCATCGGCCTCTGCACGCCGCCGGTCGGAGCCGTGCTCTTCGTCGGCTGCGCCGTCGGGCGGATACCGATATCGCAGGCGTTGCAGACCATCTGGCCCTTCTACGGCGCTGCGGTCTTTGCACTGCTCCTGGTCACCTATGTTCCGGCGCTCTCGCTCTGGCTGCCCGCGCTGTTCCACTAGGAGACGATCATGCCCCGCTCCTTCGTTCGCATCTATCCCTCGGTAGACGCCGGCAACGGCGTCACCCGCCGCGTCCTCGCCGAGAGCCCAGAGCTCATGGTCGTCGAGTTCCGGTTCGCCAAGGATGGAGCAGGCGCGCTCCACAACCATCCGCACGTGCAGGCGACCTATGTGAAATCCGGCGTCTTCGAATTCACGATCGGAGA
Encoded proteins:
- the pcaC gene encoding 4-carboxymuconolactone decarboxylase; translated protein: MSDTHAPSDRHRQGMATRRAVLGDAHVDRAGAAATDFDRPFQELITEAAWGHVWSRPGWTKRERSIVTIALLAALGHDEEVAMHVRATANTGASREDICEALLHVAIYAGVPAANHAIKIARKAFAEMDAEKG
- the pcaQ gene encoding pca operon transcription factor PcaQ; translated protein: MIDARIKFRHLQTFVEVARQKSVVKAAELLNVTQPAVTKTIRELEDVLGVAVIEREGRGIKVTRYGEVFLRHAGAALTALRQGLDSVSHERAGDLPPIRVGALPTVSTRVMPHAMTLFLKENTGARIKIVTGENAVLLEQLRVGDLDLVVGRLAAPDKMTGFSFEHLFSEQVVFAVRAGHPLLSGRESIFAHLGDYPVLMPTRASIIRPFVERFLIANGIAGLPNQIETVSDAFGRAFVRQSDAIWIISNGVVAAEVEDGALAILPIDTSETRGPVGFTMRTDAIQSLPLSILMQTIREAAEAVVTKGY
- a CDS encoding TRAP transporter large permease encodes the protein MGLDLPIEWLSLLMFGGLGVLLLLGLPMAFCTGSLAVLFLWLFGNAAMLNMLPSRVFPFMTDYQLSAVPLFIFMAAILEKAGIIEELFEVIYKWLGGLKGGLASATVISCTMLAAMVGVVGAAEVTMGMIALPAMLRRNYDPALACGALLAGGTLGILIPPSVMAIVYAVVAQQSLGELLIGSVFPGLLLSGMYVAYVTLRCYINPALGPPVPPAERVGFMEKLRLLRATLMPILLIITVLGVIFVGIATPVEAAGIGTFGAFVVCATHRRLTWQTIRDAAVTTLKATAMVMWIFFGATMFVGFFILKGGQTFVTDTILGTGLPPYGVLLLMMVILFGLGMFLDWVGILLLTVPIFLPILRSLQFEGLFGFPGIAPADVPLWYGVIFMVNMQMAFLSPPFGYSLFYLKSVAPPHISMATIFRAAAPFIVLQAIGVGLCIAFPAIVLWLPKVVYAGG
- a CDS encoding TRAP transporter small permease subunit; this encodes MPSLTFIMPHWLYWASLVVFPLVAALLVYRERGRREAGRPNLFLAYLFLVSAGFLGMHRFYLRSAWGLLFIPFFLAVLWTSAEVRVERETLSFARSEAQRAERLVTRATADVARSREGAADRLAEADAAAQTTRADLTAAAAGLARSNRNARVAGILLGLLLLGDAFLMPGLVRRRREREAAAPAAAPEPQMQAAVPSSPVKPPLPLLRPIDRLVQATGELVAYWSVLAVFAYYYEVVGRYVFNSPTNWVHESMFLMFGIQYMLAGAYAYRDESHVRVDIVYSRLSDRGRAICDVITSAFFFLFVGTMLVTGWRFANDAMAVGERSFTEWGVQYWPVKLSIPIGAALLLLQGFSRLLRDIATVVAGKVD
- the pcaD gene encoding 3-oxoadipate enol-lactonase: MQIAHINNIATHYRLIGTVTDKPVIVFINSLGTDLRIWREVALSLASDHAIVLYDKRGHGLSDIGQVPYSIEELATDLAGLLDRLGVRQAIVCGLSVGGLIAQALYQRRPDLVRALVLSNTAHKIGTAEMWDERIAAVEEKGLAAIADGVLERWFTPAFRRPENAAFAGYRNMLVRQPVAGYVGTCAAIRDADYTDATAKIAVPVLCIAGDQDGSTPPDLVRSTAALIPGARFEIIRDAGHIPCIEQPAALLAVLRGFFESVPTGEKPHE
- a CDS encoding GntR family transcriptional regulator, coding for MADQVQIRAVELSRAPSVTEQVFEHLYHQVIELDLPPGTRLSEVEVSRQLGVSRQPVRDAFYRLSQLGFLLIRPQRATIVTHISEKEVMQARFIRTALEMETVRAAAECLTDAQLDRLDALLDEQDAAIAAGDKVLFHALDDSFHKQICELSGHEFAWALIRDSKAHMDRVRYLSLSFGAQSAHDDHKVIMTALREHNGDKAAQAMRVHLSRIKSIIGRIRESHPSFFANDER
- the uxaC gene encoding glucuronate isomerase — encoded protein: MLYERVCDLPIVSPHGHTDPKWYALDEPFPDPAQLFVTPDHYVFRMLSSQGIALTDLGVPRVDGGPTEEDGRKIWRLFARNYHLFRGTPSRLWLDHSFEAVFGLKERLSAKTADHYYDHISECLAKPEFRPRALFDRFNIEVIATTESALDDLRWHDMIRRSGWKGRVVTAYRPDSVIDPEFDNFRENIERFGELAGTDATSWHGYLEAHRIRRAFFKSYGATSSDHGHATARTENLSETEAASLFAKALAGHCSAEEADAFRGHMLTEMARMSLEDGLVLQIHPGSWRNHSVEVMRRHGRDKGFDIPTRTDYVRALKPLLDAVGMRPELTVIAFTLDETSYSRELAPLAGAYPALKLGPAWWFFDSAEGMRRYRELTTETAGFYNTVGFNDDTRAFCSIPARHDVARRVDCAYLATLVADGRLDEDEAGEVATDLAYRLAKQAYRL
- the pcaH gene encoding protocatechuate 3,4-dioxygenase subunit beta, whose amino-acid sequence is MSNHHNGRPETGAFFPRDRGWHPPAFTPSYKTSVLRSPQKALLSLDGTISEITGPVFGHSMLGELDNDLIHNFAKPGESAIGERIIVHGRVLDERGRAVQGALLEFWQANAGGRYRHKKESYLAALDPNFGGCGRTITDENGYYYFRTIKPGPYPWPNGVNDWRPAHIHFSIFGHGFAQRLITQMYFEGDPMIWKCPIVGTIPDRRAIEQLIAPLDWANTIPMDARAYKFDIVLRGRRSTFFENRPEGN
- a CDS encoding TRAP transporter substrate-binding protein produces the protein MALLASAAVALASVSAAAADRVLRSSDTHPDGYPTVEAVKQMGKLLEEKTGGRLGIEVFHSAQLGEEKDTIEQTQFGVIDMNRVSLGPFNNLIEETQVPSLPYIFRSVEHMHKVMDGPIGEEILAAFEAHDLIGLAFYDGGSRSFYNSQKPVKSIDDLKGMKFRVMQSDMFVDMVGALGANATPMPYGEVYSSIQTGVIDGAENNWPSYDSSGHFEVAKHYTLDQHLIVPEVLVMSKKTWDGLSPEDQAAVREAAKASVPYMRELWAAQEKKSEDKIREAGVEVVSEIDKGPFIEAMKPVYEKYVKSEKLKDMVKRIQETQ
- the dctP gene encoding TRAP transporter substrate-binding protein DctP; this translates as MREAEAPSRRRFLKTSGLVAGSAATLLAAPWVRKAGAAETIVWKVQTSWPAGVGLETFQSWCGSIKEKTGGELEFQAFKAKDIVGDFELFDGVKNGVLEAMNSFSLYWAGKLPATAFLSSYTMGLRYPHEWDIFFYSKGGLQVARDIYAAQGLYYVDRIHHGANIIHSKTPIRSIDDFRDLKLRVPGGMIAETFAKAGAKTTLLPGGEVFSALEKGTIDAADYTGPAVNWALGFQQVTKYISMGPPGLMALHQPVDLMDFAVNMNVWNSLPDKLKQFVEDEIEVYSNIHFGAIQKADMEAWQKFIDAGIEINRLGQDDVQRFQEIAVPIWFEWANKDKDAARIFKLQLEMMENPTLGYVTPDMYQGLSVDL